Proteins encoded within one genomic window of Lampris incognitus isolate fLamInc1 chromosome 1, fLamInc1.hap2, whole genome shotgun sequence:
- the ankdd1b gene encoding ankyrin repeat and death domain-containing protein 1A, translated as MDRRTTTRTVKRKKHVLKEKLDPRTWVRPEMVEGFTDFIFSHLADKETDNTFDNTEMLLETEKQYIEAAKKNDVETMKILAKGVNANAKNVDNRTALHYAVAGQNKEAVEFLLLRRVKVDQKDKHGVAPVHLAAWFGNLNILKLLIQAGAEQKIENEDGLNIMHCAAVNNHTDVVEYIVDDLQMKELDKEDKLGNRMFALAAEHGCAEVLEKLTSYNMATMEPNKSGNTPLHLAAKHGHLDAVQLLLQSFDTRDEVNMAGETALYQAADNAHEDCVLALLEAGCDPNILTMTKCSVLHPASDRGDTSLVKLLLDHQAHTDFQNQHQEAPLHLAVKKGHIPVIYTLLAAGCNINVVDERSQTAMHLAAELARVDIVEMLLKAELDLTLQDRQGKTALAVAARADEVVIVDMIIKAERYYAWKKANTELNETLHCQYPMTFKLDHRLETKRVRSDAWRLAYQLLKPGAWKKLAEYWNFTKEQVAAIEEQWTGQQSYLEHGNRMLLIWLHGVELAQRNLAKELYQSLITTGNRKAADKLWMEAESSSKKSCRIS; from the exons ATGGACAGAAGAACCACAACTCGGACAGTGAAGAGGAAAAAGCATGTCTTGAAGGAGAAACTTGACCCAAGGACATGGGTGAGACCTGAGATGGTAGAGGGTTTCACTGACTTCATATTCAGCCATCtggcagacaaagagacagacaacaCCTTCGACAACACAGAGATGT TGCTGGAGACAGAGAAGCAGTATATTGAAGCAGCTAAGAAGAATGATGTGGAGACCATGAAGATTCTCGCAAAAGGGGTCAACGCCAATGCAAAAAATGTG GACAACAGGACTGCCCTTCACTATGCGGTGGCAGGCCAAAACAAGGAAGCGGTTGAGTTTCTTCTCCTGCGCAGGGTCAAAGTGGATCAAAAGGACAAG CATGGTGTGGCGCCCGTTCACTTGGCCGCCTGGTTTGGCAATTTGAACATCTTGAAACTTTTAATACAGGCTGGAGCTGAGCAGAAGATAGAAAATGAG GACGGGTTGAACATcatgcactgtgctgctgtcaacAACCATACTGACGTTGTGGAGTACATTGTTGATGACCTACAGATGAAGGAGCTAGACAAGGAGGACAAG TTAGGAAACAGGATGTTTGCGCTGGCTGCAGAGCATGGCTGTGCCGAGGTGCTTGAAAAGCTAACCTCTTACAACATGGCCACCATGGAGCccaacaag AGTGGGAACACACCCCTGCACTTAGCTGCCAAACACGGCCACTTGGATGCTGTCCAACTGCTGCTGCAGAGCTTTGATACCCGGGATGAAGTCAATATG GCTGGGGAAACGGCATTGTACCAGGCGGCAGACAATGCACATGAGGACTGTGTTCTTGCACTGCTGGAGGCTGGTTGTGACCCCAATATCCTCACCATG ACCAAATGCAGTGTTCTCCATCCGGCCTCAGATAGAGGTGACACATCACTGGTTAAGCTGCTCCTAGACCACCAAGCCCACACTGACTTTCAGAATCAG CATCAAGAGGCTCCTcttcacctggcagtgaagaAGGGTCACATCCCTGTCATCTACACTCTCCTGGCGGCTGGCTGCAACATCAATGTCGTGGACGAG AGATCTCAGACCGCTATGCACCTTGCAGCAGAGCTGGCGAGAGTGGACATTGTGGAAATGCTTCTCAAAGCCGAGCTGGACCTGACGCTCCAGGATAGG CAGGGTAAGACAGCTCTGGCTGTGGCAGCAAGAGCAGATGAGGTGGTCATTGTGGACATGATCATAAAAGCAGAAAGATACTACGCATGGAAGAAG GCCAACACCGAGCTTAATGAGACTCTTCACTGCCAATATCCAATGACATTTAAATTGGACCATCGCTTGGAAACCAAACGGGTCCGTTCTGATGCCTGGCGCCTGGCGTACCAACTCCTGAAACCAGGGGCCTGGAAAAAACTGGCGGAGTACTGGAACTTCACTAAAGAACAAGTGGCAGCCATTGAGGAGCAGTGGACAG GCCAGCAGAGCTACCTGGAGCATGGGAACAGGATGCTGCTGATCTGGCTCCATGGGGTAGAGCTGGCTCAGAGGAACCTGGCTAAAGAGCTCTACCAGAGCCTCATCACCACAGGAAACAGGAAGGCTGCAG ATAAGCTTTGGATGGAGGCAGAAAGCAGCAGTAAGAAGAGCTGCAGGATTTCATGA